The window GATCACGTCTTCGTGTTCAGCTGCATGCCGGTTTCGGCGACGGAAACGCATGTCCTGAGCAAATGGTTCGTTCACAAGGATGCCGTCGAAGGCGTCGATTATGATGTGCCAACGATGAAGGAACTCTGGCTCAAGACGAACCAGCAAGACCGCGAACTCGCTGAGAACAATCAGCGCGGCATCAACAGCCCCGGCTATACACCGGGGCCCTATTCCAAGGAGGCGGAGGTCCTGGCCCAGCGATTTACCGACTGGTATTGCGCGCAAGCCAAGGCCTATGTTGCGGCCCATGTCTGACGATCCGAAATTGAAATTCCGGCCTGAGACCCTGGCCGTGGCACATGGCTATGATCCCGAATTCGGGATGTGGGCAGCGAAGCCGCCCATCTTCATGACCTCGACCTTCGTCTATCCATCGGCCCAGCATGCCAAGGACGTGCATGAAGCCTTTTTTGACGGCACCGGCCCTCTCAAGGGGACCACAAACCACATCTATGCCCGGCTCGGGCACCCGGGCCTCGACTTTCTCGAAAAACGCCTGGCTGCCATGGATGGCGCAGAAGCCGCGGCGGCCTTTTCAAGCGGAATGGCCGCGCATTCCGCAATTGCGCTGGCCTTCATGCGCCCTGGAGACAGCATGCTCCACGGGCGCCCGATCTATGGCGGCGTTGACATGCTGTACAATCAGATCCTCTCCGATTTCGGCACGCACAGCGAAGCCTATCTCGACGGGACGGATGAAGCGGACGTTCGGCGCGCCGCGGACGCTGCAATGGCAAAAGGGCCTGTCAAGCTGATCGTGGCGGAAACGCCTGCCAATCCCACGGCCGCGATCGTGGATCTGGCCTTGATGGTCCGGATGGCCGACGAGATTGGCGCGAAACAGGGCCACAGGCCGCTGGTCGTCACGGACAACACCTTGCTTGGCCCCTTCGCGCAGCGCCCGTTCGAATGGGGCGTCGATCTCAACATGACCTCGTTGACCAAATACTGCGGCGGCCACAGCGACCTCTTGGCCGGTGGTGTGAGTGGCCGGGCGGAACTCATCGAAAAGTTGCGGTTCCAGCGCGTGATCTGGGGAAGCCATCTGGATCCCTTCACTTCGTGGCTGCTGTTGCGCTCGATAGAATCCGTCGCCGTCCGCACGGAACGGGCCATGGAAAATGCGCGGGCCGTTGCCGAATGGCTGCGCGATCACCCGAAGGTCGCAGGCGTGACCTATCTGGGCTTTCTGCCGGAAGGGTCGGTCCGGCGCGCGGTCTTTGATCGCCAATGCACGGCCGCGGGCTCGACCTTTTCATTTCATCTGCATGGTGGCGAAGCGGAAGCCTTCCGATTGCTTGACCGGCTGCAACTGATGAAGCTTGCCGTGAGCCTCGGCGGCTCGGAAACGCTCATCTGTCATTCCGCGACGACGACGCATTATGCGGTGCCACGCGAGAAGCGGCTTGAAGGTGGCATTACAGACGGCACAATCCGCCTCTCGGTGGGCCTTGAGCACAAGGATGACCTGATCGCGGACCTCGCGCAGGCAATGGAGGCGGTATGACCGTTACGGCCACGGAACGAAAAGTCGATCCCCACGCGATCGACGGCAAATTCCCGGCTCCGGAGACACGCTATGACCTTGTTGTCGTCGGCGCAGGCCGCAGTGGCATTGCAGCGGCACTGGATGCCGCCCGCTCGGGCCAATCTGTCCTCCTTGTTGATGAAAATCCCGTTCCGGGCGCGCACATCGGCAATGACGTGCCCCTGTGGTTCGGCGGTCGCGCAACGACAGCGGTGCAGAACAGCGAACGCATGGTCGAGACCCTGTTCATGAATACGCCCGGGCTGGAGGACGCGATTGAGGCTGGCGTCGAACTGCTGCTCGGCACCTGCGCCTGGGGCGTCTATCGCAATGGCCCGCTGGTCGGCAGCTTGCCGGATCAGGTTGTCGGCCTTGCCGATGGATCGCGGTCGTGGCTGGTGGGATTCGAGAAACTGGTGCTCGCGACGGGAGCGCGGGACCTGCCAATGGCATTCCCGGGCTGGAACCAGCCGGGCGTCATGGGTGCGGCCGCCCTGCGCATGCTGCTGACGCGCTATGCCGCCTTTGCGGGCGAGCGGCTGGTGATAGCGGGGTCGCATGATCTTGGGCTGGAAACGGCTCTCCTCGCCCATGAAAAGGGCCTGACTGTTGCGGCCATTCTTGAAGTGCGGGACACGCCACAAGGCAGTGCCGCACTGATTGCGCAGGCAGACGCTGCGGGCATTCTGATCCGCTGCGGTGTTCACCCACTTGAAGCAAGCGGCGGACTCGACGGTGTGACGGCGGTGCAACTCTCCGACGGCGAGACACTGGCATGCGATACGATTGTTCTGGCCATTGGGCTGGTGCCGATGATCGAGCTTCAGGACGCCGTCGGCGCTGCGCGGACCTATGATCCGAGGCGGGGGGGCCACATTGCGTTGGGCGACGGCGCAATCTCGGCCATCGGCAAATGCGCTGGCCTCGAGGATACGGGCTTCGACCATGCGGCCTATCGCCGCGACTGGCTGGATGCGCTGGGCGGGGCATGCAATGGCGAAACGATCATCTGCCAGTGCGAAGAGGTTACCCTGTCCGACCTTCTGAACGTGCAGCCGCCGCGCTATCTTGATCGGCCCCCGGCGATGGGCAAACGCTCGCTCAAGACATTGCTGGCCGACGGTCCCGTCAATCAGGACCAGATCAAGCGGCTGACCCGGGCCGGCATGGGTATCTGTCAGGGTCGGCGCTGCCGCGATCAGGTCGCCATGATGCTCGCCTTGGAATCCGGCACCGAACTGGCTGAACTTCCCCTTGCCACGCACCGCGCACCGGTCAGGCCATTGCCACTCAAGATCATTGCAGACTGGGATGAAAGCGAAGGCATGCGTTCAGGGTGGGACGTCTGGATGGGAATACCGACGCAATGGGTTCCCTATGCTGACATCGGCACGCCGTTCGAAGAGGAAAACCGGCGTGTCCTTGGCGGGAACATGAAACTGTGAGCGCGCAGCGGGTCGTCATCGTCGGTGGCGGGGTCACCGGCCTGAGCGCAGCCTGGTGGCTGGCGCGGTCGGGCGTGGACGTGACTGTCCTCGACAAGGGCATTGTCGGCTGGGAAGCGTCCGGTCGTAATGGCGGCGGGTGTTCACATTACCAGAGCCCGCTTTTTGTCGAAGAACAGCGCCTGTGGCCGCAAATGGACGAACTGCTGGGCTATCCGACGGAGCATTCCAAAGAACGTATCGTCATGGCGGTCACGGCGCGGCAGCTTGAGCAGTATCAATACATCGCCGGCATGTGCAATCGGCTGGGATACCGGGTTGACCTGCTGGACGCACAACAGGTGCGTGAAGCCGTTCCGCTTGCCGGGGACAATTGTGTCGGCGGCATTCACTATCGTTTCGGGGGTCATGCCAACCCCCACCGCACGGTTCAGGCTTATGCCTGGGCCATTCAGGATCTCGGCGGGCGCATCATCCAGCATGCGCCGGCAACCGGCTTTCGCCGCTCGGGGGGCAAAGTAACGGCAGTCGAAAGTGCCCGGGGCGTTCACGAATGTGATGCTGTCGTGATTGCCGCAGGCCCGCAGATGAGCAGCCTTCTTGCGAAGCTGGACATTGCAATGCCGCTCGCTGCCGCCCGCGCGGAAATGATCGTCACCGAACCTGCGCCGATGATGAAACTGGGCGGAGTTGACGGCAATGGACTCTATGGTCGGCAGACGCTGCGCGGCAATCTGGCCTATGGTGGCGGCCCGCACGAGTGGGTCGAATTTGGCGAAACCGGGCCGCATGCCCGTCCCTCCACGCCGCTTGCGCGCAACCTTTCCCGCAGGCTTGCAGAACTGTTCCCGAATGCCAGCCATCTGAACGTGATCCGGTCATGGGCCGGTGTGATCGAGATGACGCCGGATGGAAGGCCGATCCTGGATCGGCGCGAGAACGTGACGATGGCAACCATGTCCGGCGTCGGATTCGGGCTCTCACCCGCCTCCGGCCATGCCGTGCGGGATCTGGTGATCGACGGCGCATGCAGCTTTACCGACATCGACAAGCTGGCACTCGACCGCTTTGCCGGCATTGAGCCTGATTGGCGCGAAGCTCGGGGTTGGCTCCCGCTTTGATGGGGCGCTATTCGGCCTTCAGCCTGTTGCGCGGTGCGTTCAATGGTCAAAGCCATTGGCAGCCAGCCTGGCGTGACCCGGAACCGAAGAAGACCTATGACATCATCGTGATCGGCGGCGGCGGTCATGGTCTTGCAACTGCCTATTACCTTGCGACCGTGCATGGCCTGCGCAACGTCGCCGTTCTTGAAAAGGGCTATATCGGCGGCGGCAATACCGGCCGCAACACCACGCTCGTCCGCTCGAACTATCGGCTGAAACCGCTGCACGACTTTTTCGAATTCGGCCTGAAGATGTGGGAGCATCTTTCGGACGAACTCAATTACAATGTGATGTTCAGCCCCCGGGGGGCCATGTTCCTGGGCCATTCCGATTCCGACATGATCAGGCTTGCGGAGCGCGGCGATGCGATGCGTTGCAGCGGGATCGATGCCGAACTGCTGACGCGCGATCAGGTCGCAAAGATCGAGCCCTTGCTCGACATGTCTCGTGATGCACGCTTTCCGATTGTCGGCGGACTGACCCAGCGACGGGGCGGCACAGCCCGCCACGATGCGGTTGCCTGGGGCTATGCCCGCGGCGCCGACAGACAAGGTGTGGACATTATCCAGAAGTGCCAGGTCACAGGCTTCATCCGTCAGGGCGATGCGGTCATTGGCGTCGAAACAACGCGCGGGCCCATCGGCGCAGGGCGCGTCGGCATCTGCGTTGCCGGGCACAGCGGCCATGTCGCGGCCATGGCAGGCCTGAAGCTGCCCATTGAATCCCAGACGCTGCAAGCGCTCGTCACCGAAGGCGTGAAGCCCATGGTCCAGAGCGTCGTCATGTCCCAGTCGCTCCATTGCTACATCAGCCAGTCGGACAAAGGCGGCATCGTTATGGGCGGCGATCCAGACAATTGGCCCAGCTACGCCCAGCGTGGCAACCCGATGATTACCGAGGGTGCGATTGCGCAGGCCATTGCATTGATTCCCGCACTGTCGCGCCTGCGCATGCTGCGCACATGGTCCGGTGTCACGGACATGAGCTTCGATGGCTCCCCGATCATCGGGAAAACGCCCGTGCCCAACCTCTTTCTGAACGGCGGCTGGTGCTATGGCGGGTTCAAGGGAACGCCTGCATCGGGATACACCTTTGCGCATACGCTGGCAGAAGGTGAGCCGCATCCCCTGAATGCGCCGTTCGATCTCGACCGCTTCCGGCGTGGCGACACGATCGACGAAAATGGGGTCGGCCCGATGCCGAACCATCGATAGGGGGACAGCAGAGATGATGCTCATCCCCTGCCCGCACTGTGGCCCCCGCGCTCAGGCCGAGTTTGTGTATGAACGCACGCTCGATTCCGTCGTGGCCCTAGATGCCGGGGCGGACGATGCGATGAACAGCCTTTTCACCCGTACAAATCCGCGCGGCGTGGATGAAGAACTCTGGCGCCACACCTATGGCTGCCGGGCGTGGATGGCTGTGCGCCGTCACCGGGTTACGCATGAAATCGAGTCGGTTCAGCCGGTCGGGCCGGAAGCCTTGCCATGACCGGGCCTTCGCGTTCGCCAGATGGCGCGACGATCAACTTCACATTCGACGGACGGCCCCTGAAGGCGCGGGCCGGCGACACTCTGGCCGCTGCATTGCTTGCGAACGGCATTGGCCTTGTTGGCCGCAGCTTCAAATATCATCGCCCCCGCGGCATCATGACAGCGGGCATTGAGGAGCCCAATGCCCTTGTCACTGTCGGCGAAGGCGGGCGGGCAGAACCCAACACGCGGGCAACTGATGTGTTTGTCTATGAAGGTCTGGTCGCCCGCAGCCAGAACCGCTGGCCATCGCTGAGCTTTGATCTGGGCGCCGTCTTCGGATTGTTTTCCAAGGCGTTGCCCGCTGGTTTCTACTACAAGACCTTCTTTGGTCCGGCAAAGCTCTGGCTGGTCTATGAATGGTTCATCCGCAGGGCCGCCGGGCTCGGGAACGCGCCACAGGAAGCGGATCCCGATCGCTACTCCCAGCGAGCGGCCTTTTGCGATGTGCTGGTTGTGGGCGGCGGTCCGGCCGGGCTGCAGGCAGCGGTGGATGCGGCTGACGCGGGCAAGCGCGTCATTCTGGTTGAGCAGGATGCAGAGCTTGGCGGCTCCCTGCTGCGCGACCCGCACGATCTGGGGCCGGACTGGACCTCAACCATGGCCGCGCGCATTCGTGATGCCGGCGGGACGATCCTCATGCGGACGACGGCATCAGGCTATTGGGAACATGACCTCGTTACCCTCGTGCAGCGGATCACGGAGCCGGGTCAGGTGCCGACCGACGGAACTGCACAGCGCCTTTGGCATGTGCGCGCAGGCAAGGTCATCCTCGCGACCGGCTGCATCGAGCGCCCGATTGCCTTTGCCCATAATGATCGCCCCGGCGTGATGCTGTCACAGGCGGTGCGGACCTATGTCCGCCGCTTTGGCGTCCTGCCCGGCAAGCGCGTTGTCATCGCGACAAACAATGACGACGCCTATCTGACGGCACAGACCCTGAGCGATGCCGGAGCAGAGGTCGTTGCGATACTCGATGCCCGCAGCGCGCTCAGCGCCACTGCATCGGAGGCCCAGGGCCGATTCACGGTGCACACCAATGCCGTGCCCAAGGCAGCAACAGGCGGCATGCACCAGCTCAAGTCCGTGAAGGCCACAGTGTCGGCGCAAGATGTGTCCTATGATGCAGACCTTCTTGCTGTTTCGGGCGGCTTCACGCCCGTCACGCATCTTCACATGCAAGCTGGCGGCACGCTGGACTTTTCGGACGAGGCACAGGCCTTTGTCGCCGCGGAATGCCGGCAGAATGTCGAAACCATCGGCTCTGCCGCCAACCCGCCCGCGGCCTTGCCGCTCGCGCTGCATGGCGATCCCAAGACAAGCTTCGTCGATTTCCAGAATGATGTGAGCATTGCCGATATCGATCTGGCATGGGCCGAGGGATACCGGTCCGTCGAACATCTGAAGCGCTATACCACGCTCGGCATGGCGACCGATCAGGGCAAGACAAGCAACATGGCCGCCCTGGCCCGGCTTGCGGAGCGGCAGCATGCG of the Aquisediminimonas profunda genome contains:
- a CDS encoding cystathionine gamma-synthase family protein, whose translation is MSDDPKLKFRPETLAVAHGYDPEFGMWAAKPPIFMTSTFVYPSAQHAKDVHEAFFDGTGPLKGTTNHIYARLGHPGLDFLEKRLAAMDGAEAAAAFSSGMAAHSAIALAFMRPGDSMLHGRPIYGGVDMLYNQILSDFGTHSEAYLDGTDEADVRRAADAAMAKGPVKLIVAETPANPTAAIVDLALMVRMADEIGAKQGHRPLVVTDNTLLGPFAQRPFEWGVDLNMTSLTKYCGGHSDLLAGGVSGRAELIEKLRFQRVIWGSHLDPFTSWLLLRSIESVAVRTERAMENARAVAEWLRDHPKVAGVTYLGFLPEGSVRRAVFDRQCTAAGSTFSFHLHGGEAEAFRLLDRLQLMKLAVSLGGSETLICHSATTTHYAVPREKRLEGGITDGTIRLSVGLEHKDDLIADLAQAMEAV
- a CDS encoding NAD(P)/FAD-dependent oxidoreductase produces the protein MTVTATERKVDPHAIDGKFPAPETRYDLVVVGAGRSGIAAALDAARSGQSVLLVDENPVPGAHIGNDVPLWFGGRATTAVQNSERMVETLFMNTPGLEDAIEAGVELLLGTCAWGVYRNGPLVGSLPDQVVGLADGSRSWLVGFEKLVLATGARDLPMAFPGWNQPGVMGAAALRMLLTRYAAFAGERLVIAGSHDLGLETALLAHEKGLTVAAILEVRDTPQGSAALIAQADAAGILIRCGVHPLEASGGLDGVTAVQLSDGETLACDTIVLAIGLVPMIELQDAVGAARTYDPRRGGHIALGDGAISAIGKCAGLEDTGFDHAAYRRDWLDALGGACNGETIICQCEEVTLSDLLNVQPPRYLDRPPAMGKRSLKTLLADGPVNQDQIKRLTRAGMGICQGRRCRDQVAMMLALESGTELAELPLATHRAPVRPLPLKIIADWDESEGMRSGWDVWMGIPTQWVPYADIGTPFEEENRRVLGGNMKL
- a CDS encoding NAD(P)/FAD-dependent oxidoreductase: MSAQRVVIVGGGVTGLSAAWWLARSGVDVTVLDKGIVGWEASGRNGGGCSHYQSPLFVEEQRLWPQMDELLGYPTEHSKERIVMAVTARQLEQYQYIAGMCNRLGYRVDLLDAQQVREAVPLAGDNCVGGIHYRFGGHANPHRTVQAYAWAIQDLGGRIIQHAPATGFRRSGGKVTAVESARGVHECDAVVIAAGPQMSSLLAKLDIAMPLAAARAEMIVTEPAPMMKLGGVDGNGLYGRQTLRGNLAYGGGPHEWVEFGETGPHARPSTPLARNLSRRLAELFPNASHLNVIRSWAGVIEMTPDGRPILDRRENVTMATMSGVGFGLSPASGHAVRDLVIDGACSFTDIDKLALDRFAGIEPDWREARGWLPL
- a CDS encoding sarcosine oxidase subunit beta family protein; amino-acid sequence: MGRYSAFSLLRGAFNGQSHWQPAWRDPEPKKTYDIIVIGGGGHGLATAYYLATVHGLRNVAVLEKGYIGGGNTGRNTTLVRSNYRLKPLHDFFEFGLKMWEHLSDELNYNVMFSPRGAMFLGHSDSDMIRLAERGDAMRCSGIDAELLTRDQVAKIEPLLDMSRDARFPIVGGLTQRRGGTARHDAVAWGYARGADRQGVDIIQKCQVTGFIRQGDAVIGVETTRGPIGAGRVGICVAGHSGHVAAMAGLKLPIESQTLQALVTEGVKPMVQSVVMSQSLHCYISQSDKGGIVMGGDPDNWPSYAQRGNPMITEGAIAQAIALIPALSRLRMLRTWSGVTDMSFDGSPIIGKTPVPNLFLNGGWCYGGFKGTPASGYTFAHTLAEGEPHPLNAPFDLDRFRRGDTIDENGVGPMPNHR
- a CDS encoding sarcosine oxidase subunit delta, with protein sequence MMLIPCPHCGPRAQAEFVYERTLDSVVALDAGADDAMNSLFTRTNPRGVDEELWRHTYGCRAWMAVRRHRVTHEIESVQPVGPEALP
- a CDS encoding 2Fe-2S iron-sulfur cluster-binding protein yields the protein MTGPSRSPDGATINFTFDGRPLKARAGDTLAAALLANGIGLVGRSFKYHRPRGIMTAGIEEPNALVTVGEGGRAEPNTRATDVFVYEGLVARSQNRWPSLSFDLGAVFGLFSKALPAGFYYKTFFGPAKLWLVYEWFIRRAAGLGNAPQEADPDRYSQRAAFCDVLVVGGGPAGLQAAVDAADAGKRVILVEQDAELGGSLLRDPHDLGPDWTSTMAARIRDAGGTILMRTTASGYWEHDLVTLVQRITEPGQVPTDGTAQRLWHVRAGKVILATGCIERPIAFAHNDRPGVMLSQAVRTYVRRFGVLPGKRVVIATNNDDAYLTAQTLSDAGAEVVAILDARSALSATASEAQGRFTVHTNAVPKAATGGMHQLKSVKATVSAQDVSYDADLLAVSGGFTPVTHLHMQAGGTLDFSDEAQAFVAAECRQNVETIGSAANPPAALPLALHGDPKTSFVDFQNDVSIADIDLAWAEGYRSVEHLKRYTTLGMATDQGKTSNMAALARLAERQHASIPDAGLTTFRPPYTPVTMGLLAGRNHRDAGAHVRRLALWNQHQAAKPIWQPAGYWMRPRAFPRNGEDLATSARREAQTVRSAVGMTDVSSLAKFEVSGPDAAKFLEMICATSVAKLAIGRGRYTFMLREDGLVFDDGTVWRLDENRYLLTSSTGGADRMATHISYVRQVLHPELRVSAVNVQEHYAGIAVAGPLAKAALSAMIGTEPPRHMSLASATLAGVPVLLLGASYSGERAFEIYVEATHGAPVWAACETALAERGGCTYGLEAMEILRIEKGHVVVSGEVDGRLSPHDLGLAGMLNKAGGYVGEAGLSRPALAAPGRLQLVGLESLGGPIPEGSMLTLEKGVGAQGHVTAAAYRVMSGDPIALALLTDGRSRTGEELIASSPTRNQYVRVRVTAPHFYDPAGERYRD